A single window of Candidatus Zixiibacteriota bacterium DNA harbors:
- a CDS encoding TIGR04076 family protein, which yields MTKRYDIKITLISQIKKCPAGHKVGDQWVVSRYTPAGMCLGAFNSILPYITTLRFGGSFPWEKNADSGTFCCPDPAVVNTFRLERVSTGRDNDESDVFNA from the coding sequence ATGACCAAACGATACGACATCAAAATCACCCTGATATCGCAAATCAAGAAGTGCCCTGCCGGTCACAAAGTCGGCGACCAGTGGGTTGTTTCACGGTATACGCCGGCGGGTATGTGTCTTGGTGCGTTTAATTCAATTCTGCCATACATCACAACGCTGCGGTTCGGCGGCTCATTTCCATGGGAAAAAAATGCCGACAGCGGCACATTTTGCTGCCCGGATCCGGCCGTGGTCAACACGTTTCGTCTCGAGCGCGTATCAACTGGCAGAGACAACGATGAAAGCGACGTTTTCAATGCCTGA
- a CDS encoding OmpA family protein, which translates to MVWKKLAVALLVVLVATSVTAFERKGTTALGVRAGVFMPLFDGDDFTLYNGSHQPFLAGWDFGLEARRGLSQKVNVGLTFNYLVTYDDTTTTDNAGDEWYSSENALAKLTGMAFGLDAQWFYAPEWRFQPYLLGGIGIDMWSVEDRESEDSYGSTDFNVKIGTGLFVPLSDKVGMDFQAKLTTDIANLSEDFPDGFYGPSTWEEYSDRPFKGYLEVTAGLSYFFGGKVDTDRDGVEDALDACPDTPRKVEVDERGCPLDSDGDGVPDYLDRCPDTPSGVKVDDMGCPLDSDGDGVADYLDKCPDTPSGVAVNPDGCPPDADGDGVGDYADQCPETPAGVKVDPQGCPLDSDGDGVPDHLDKCPGTPRGVEIDATGCPLVQRITEKITLNITYASNSFEPDDVSKSKLDSIALRIFAYPDTKIEIRGYTDSQGSEQHNQTLSENRANGVRDYLISKGVPADQLTSKGFGENPEYFVADNDTAEGRAKNRRVEIEQAK; encoded by the coding sequence ATGGTCTGGAAGAAACTCGCGGTGGCGCTGCTGGTAGTCCTGGTGGCAACATCGGTAACGGCATTCGAACGAAAAGGCACAACCGCGCTCGGCGTGCGCGCCGGAGTCTTCATGCCGCTTTTCGACGGTGATGATTTCACCCTGTACAACGGTTCCCATCAGCCCTTTCTCGCCGGGTGGGATTTCGGTCTCGAAGCGCGACGGGGACTCTCACAGAAGGTCAATGTCGGCCTGACGTTCAACTACCTGGTCACCTATGACGACACGACGACAACTGACAATGCGGGAGATGAGTGGTACAGTTCCGAAAACGCCTTGGCCAAACTGACCGGCATGGCGTTCGGACTTGATGCACAGTGGTTTTACGCGCCGGAGTGGCGGTTCCAGCCATACCTGCTGGGCGGAATCGGAATCGACATGTGGTCCGTTGAAGACCGCGAGAGCGAAGATTCTTACGGCAGCACGGACTTCAACGTCAAGATCGGCACCGGCTTGTTTGTCCCGCTGAGCGACAAAGTGGGGATGGATTTCCAGGCGAAACTCACCACCGATATCGCCAATCTCTCCGAGGACTTCCCGGATGGATTCTATGGGCCGTCGACATGGGAAGAGTACAGCGACCGGCCGTTCAAAGGTTACCTCGAAGTCACCGCCGGCCTGTCGTATTTCTTCGGCGGCAAGGTAGACACCGATCGTGACGGGGTTGAGGATGCGCTGGACGCCTGTCCCGATACGCCGAGGAAAGTTGAAGTTGACGAACGGGGCTGTCCGCTCGACAGCGACGGTGACGGTGTGCCCGACTATCTCGACCGGTGCCCGGATACGCCGTCAGGCGTGAAGGTCGATGACATGGGGTGCCCGCTCGACTCTGACGGCGACGGAGTCGCCGATTATCTGGACAAGTGTCCGGACACGCCGAGCGGAGTGGCGGTGAATCCCGACGGTTGTCCTCCCGATGCGGACGGTGACGGTGTTGGCGACTATGCCGACCAGTGCCCGGAAACGCCGGCCGGCGTGAAGGTGGATCCGCAGGGCTGCCCGCTCGACAGCGACGGTGACGGTGTGCCGGACCATCTTGACAAGTGTCCCGGCACGCCCCGGGGGGTCGAGATCGATGCCACCGGCTGTCCGCTGGTGCAGCGTATCACCGAGAAAATCACGCTGAATATCACGTATGCCAGCAATTCGTTTGAACCGGATGACGTGTCCAAGAGCAAGCTCGACAGCATCGCGCTGCGGATATTCGCCTATCCCGACACGAAGATCGAGATTCGCGGTTATACGGACAGCCAGGGTTCGGAACAGCACAACCAGACGTTGTCTGAAAACCGTGCCAACGGCGTACGCGACTATCTCATTTCAAAGGGCGTCCCGGCGGACCAGTTGACGTCGAAAGGCTTCGGAGAAAATCCCGAATATTTCGTCGCCGACAACGACACGGCCGAAGGACGGGCGAAAAACCGCCGCGTTGAGATCGAACAGGCCAAATAG